The following coding sequences lie in one Flavobacterium cyclinae genomic window:
- a CDS encoding YgaP family membrane protein, with product MINRLIRAIAGTFIILSVLLGMYVNENWYWFTIFVGANLLQSSITKWCLMEDILRKVFKIQD from the coding sequence ATGATAAACAGATTAATTAGAGCAATTGCAGGAACATTTATAATTTTAAGTGTATTATTAGGTATGTATGTAAATGAAAATTGGTATTGGTTTACCATTTTTGTTGGAGCTAATTTGCTTCAATCATCTATTACCAAATGGTGTTTAATGGAAGATATTTTAAGAAAAGTTTTTAAGATTCAAGATTAG
- a CDS encoding MBOAT family O-acyltransferase: MKALFSIQNWFLEHVGNIDLETITNWFVYNPKQPLLFNSALFLGLFVVFYSIYILSRKTHYFRITYVVLFSLFFYYKSSGFYFWILLFSSVVDYSLSRLIFVESQKFYRKFYLILSLVINLGMLAYFKYTNFFIDNYNTLFSGNMKFEDIILPVGISFYTFQTLSYTIDVYRKELEPTKSFIDFLFFVSFFPQLVAGPIVRASDFIPQIYEKLKLTKEDFNRALFLIIGGLLKKAVISDYISSNFVDRVFDAPNSYTSFENLMASYGYAIQIYCDFSGYSDIAIGLALLMGFWLPDNFRTPYQSGSITEFWRRWHISLSSWLRDYLYISLGGNRKGKIRTYFNLFMTMLLGGLWHGASWKFVVWGVLHGMALVVEKFFGQFIKLPKNIFVRTIQVILTFHFVVFCWLFFRAKDFTTAFQIAENITKLTFNLNQWHTIILGYKNVFLLIAIGVIWHFIPVKTLAGMQKTFTSLPLVAKAIILGLIYWVVYATASADTQPFIYFQF; the protein is encoded by the coding sequence GTGAAAGCACTTTTTAGTATACAAAATTGGTTTCTTGAGCATGTAGGAAACATCGATTTGGAAACCATTACAAATTGGTTTGTTTATAATCCAAAACAGCCATTACTTTTTAATAGCGCCTTATTTTTAGGGTTGTTTGTAGTGTTTTATTCGATTTATATTTTGTCTCGAAAAACCCATTATTTCCGAATCACTTATGTGGTTTTGTTTTCGTTGTTTTTCTACTATAAATCAAGCGGTTTTTATTTTTGGATATTGTTGTTTTCATCTGTAGTAGATTATTCACTTTCTCGATTAATATTTGTTGAATCTCAAAAATTCTATCGTAAGTTTTATTTGATTTTAAGTTTGGTTATTAATTTAGGAATGCTGGCTTATTTTAAGTACACCAACTTCTTTATTGATAATTACAATACACTTTTTAGTGGAAATATGAAGTTTGAAGATATTATTCTTCCTGTCGGAATTTCTTTTTACACGTTTCAAACCTTAAGTTATACGATTGATGTTTACCGTAAAGAATTAGAACCAACAAAGAGTTTTATAGACTTCTTATTCTTTGTTTCGTTTTTTCCACAATTAGTAGCGGGACCAATCGTTAGAGCAAGTGATTTTATTCCTCAAATTTATGAGAAGTTAAAACTTACAAAAGAAGATTTTAATCGCGCTTTATTTTTGATTATTGGTGGTTTGTTAAAAAAAGCCGTGATTTCAGATTACATTTCATCCAATTTCGTAGACCGTGTTTTTGATGCGCCAAATAGCTATACTTCATTTGAAAACTTAATGGCTTCCTATGGATATGCTATTCAAATTTATTGTGACTTTTCGGGCTATTCCGATATTGCTATCGGTTTAGCGTTATTAATGGGATTTTGGTTGCCTGATAATTTTAGAACACCTTATCAATCGGGTTCGATTACTGAGTTTTGGAGAAGATGGCATATTTCGCTTTCAAGTTGGTTACGAGATTACTTATACATTTCATTAGGCGGAAACCGAAAAGGTAAAATCAGAACCTATTTCAACTTATTCATGACCATGTTATTAGGAGGTTTATGGCATGGTGCCTCTTGGAAATTTGTGGTTTGGGGAGTTTTACACGGAATGGCTTTAGTTGTAGAAAAATTCTTTGGTCAGTTTATAAAATTGCCTAAAAATATTTTTGTTAGAACCATTCAGGTTATTTTGACGTTTCATTTTGTAGTATTTTGTTGGTTGTTTTTTAGAGCAAAAGATTTTACTACGGCATTTCAAATTGCCGAAAATATAACAAAACTTACTTTCAATTTAAATCAATGGCATACTATTATACTAGGTTATAAAAATGTCTTTTTGTTAATTGCAATTGGAGTGATTTGGCATTTTATTCCAGTGAAAACATTAGCTGGAATGCAAAAAACCTTTACATCTTTACCCTTAGTTGCAAAAGCTATTATATTAGGATTGATTTATTGGGTAGTGTATGCAACCGCTTCTGCAGATACCCAACCATTTATCTATTTTCAGTTTTAG
- a CDS encoding efflux RND transporter periplasmic adaptor subunit, producing the protein MKKIITIITLTSLILTSCGSDKKENVADLPAIPVKVAGNSGSSNSSYVTASGKIESENSANLSTRMMGYVTKVNVKVGQNVSAGQLLVSINNTDLQAKKAQVDASITQATAAYSNAKKDYDRFVNLFAQQSASQKELDDMTARYEMAKAGLEAAKQMRNEVMAQFSYSNITAPFSGTVTNTFVKEGDMANPGMPLVSIEGASRLQVTAMVSESDISNVKNGMPVKINVKSLNKEVAGKVSEVSLSAKNTGGQYLVKVTLDKMDKEILSGMFVNVQFPSAKKETTTVKSDVVLVPESALVKQGQLTGIYTIGSGNVAILRWLRVGKTFGNQVEVLSGLAANEQYIVSADGKLFNGAKVSLQ; encoded by the coding sequence ATGAAAAAAATAATAACAATCATTACACTAACATCTTTAATCTTAACTTCTTGTGGAAGTGATAAAAAAGAAAATGTAGCAGATTTACCAGCAATTCCAGTAAAAGTAGCTGGAAATTCAGGAAGTTCTAATAGTTCATATGTTACGGCAAGCGGAAAAATAGAATCCGAAAATAGTGCGAATCTAAGTACTAGAATGATGGGGTATGTAACCAAAGTAAATGTAAAAGTGGGACAAAATGTTTCGGCTGGACAACTTTTGGTAAGCATCAATAATACTGACTTACAAGCAAAAAAAGCACAAGTGGATGCTTCTATCACACAAGCAACAGCAGCTTATAGCAATGCGAAAAAAGATTACGATCGTTTTGTGAACTTGTTTGCACAACAATCAGCTTCTCAAAAAGAATTGGACGATATGACTGCTCGCTACGAAATGGCAAAAGCAGGTTTAGAAGCAGCCAAACAAATGCGTAATGAAGTGATGGCGCAGTTTTCTTATTCGAATATCACCGCTCCATTTTCAGGAACGGTAACCAATACATTCGTAAAAGAAGGTGATATGGCGAATCCAGGAATGCCTTTAGTAAGTATTGAAGGAGCATCAAGATTACAAGTAACAGCAATGGTTTCAGAAAGTGATATTTCGAATGTAAAAAATGGAATGCCAGTTAAAATCAACGTGAAATCTTTAAATAAAGAAGTTGCTGGAAAAGTTTCGGAAGTGAGTTTGTCAGCTAAAAATACAGGTGGGCAATATTTGGTGAAAGTAACTTTAGACAAAATGGATAAAGAAATTTTATCAGGAATGTTCGTAAACGTGCAATTTCCATCGGCTAAAAAAGAAACAACAACTGTGAAATCAGATGTGGTTTTAGTTCCAGAAAGCGCTTTAGTAAAACAAGGACAATTGACAGGGATTTACACTATCGGAAGTGGTAATGTTGCTATTTTGAGATGGTTACGAGTTGGAAAAACATTCGGGAATCAAGTAGAAGTTTTATCAGGATTAGCAGCAAACGAACAATACATCGTTTCAGCTGACGGAAAATTATTCAATGGAGCTAAGGTTAGTCTTCAGTAA
- a CDS encoding efflux RND transporter permease subunit — translation MQEGISGKIANFFINSKLTILLMVALMIIGTYSSFLIPREEEPQINVPMADVMVMYPGASPSEIESRVVKPLEKIIGNIKGVEHIHSMAMNGYSMMVVQFYVGENSEDSYVKLYDELMKNRTMFPEGVMQPIVKTRSIDDVPMLGLTLWSEKYDDFQLRQIAEEVTSEIEKVKDVAITKEIGGRTRELKVVLDKDKMAENGVDALSIMQMIQANNGSSQSGSFVQNDAEYLVTTGKFLSTSEDVENLVVGVNNNMPVYLKQVAAIQDGPQTPKNYVSFGYGKANEKFSKFNSEYPAVTISVAKVKGADAMKISEKILERVETLKKNIIPTDVHVEVSRNYGETASHKVGELLLHLGVAIIAVTVLVMLAMGWRGGLVVFFSVPLTFALTLFSYYLLGYTLNRITLFALVFVVGIVVDDSIIIAENMHRHFKMKRLPFKQAAIYAINEVGNPTILATFTVIAAILPMAFVSGMMGPYMSPMPIGASIAMMLSLFVALTVTPYLGYHLLHEKDEQEHKEEQGLETSWIYKIYKKVEQPLLDNSKKRNLMFIVTIVLLLGSVLMFFTKSVAVKMLPFDNKNEFQVVIDMPEGTTLERTAAVTKEIAQYLSTVPEVVDYQNYIGASAPITFNGLVRHYDMRGGSNMADIQVNLLHKEDRDLQSHDIAKVVRPEVQKIAKKYGANVKIVEVPPGPPVLSTLVAEVYGPNYEEQIKVANQVKTILETTSDVVDTDWMVEAPQVEYKLEVDREKAMLNGIAPQQVVGNLTYLLREMPVSNLYDERSNNPVGITLSLEDKDKTSIKDIQNLKIKGSRGNVVPVSDLVKVTTDTLQNTIYRKDQKRVVYVLADMAGALESPVYAILGMNEKLEKMQLPKGYKVNELYMDTPSDESDFTVKWDGEWQITLEVFRDLGAAFLVVIIIIYMLIVGWFQNFKTPIVMMVAIPLSLVGIVLGHWVLGAFFTATSFIGMIALAGVMVRNSVLLIDFIEIRLNDGIPMKQAIIEAGAVRTTPILLTTGAVVIGASIILFDPIFQGLAISLVAGAIVSTLLTLIVVPLIYYITERKKWENNK, via the coding sequence ATGCAAGAAGGTATATCAGGTAAAATAGCCAATTTCTTTATCAACTCAAAATTAACCATTTTATTAATGGTGGCGTTGATGATTATTGGTACTTACAGTTCGTTCTTAATTCCTAGGGAAGAAGAACCGCAAATTAACGTTCCAATGGCCGATGTTATGGTCATGTATCCTGGCGCAAGTCCGTCTGAGATAGAAAGTAGAGTAGTAAAACCATTAGAAAAAATCATTGGAAACATCAAAGGAGTAGAGCACATTCACAGTATGGCGATGAATGGCTATTCGATGATGGTGGTGCAATTTTATGTGGGTGAAAACAGCGAAGATTCGTATGTAAAATTATACGACGAGTTGATGAAAAACCGCACCATGTTTCCAGAAGGAGTAATGCAACCTATCGTAAAAACACGTTCTATTGATGATGTTCCAATGTTGGGATTAACGCTTTGGAGTGAAAAATACGATGATTTCCAGTTACGTCAAATAGCAGAAGAAGTTACTTCGGAAATTGAAAAAGTAAAAGACGTTGCGATTACGAAAGAAATTGGAGGAAGAACACGCGAGCTAAAAGTAGTTTTAGACAAAGATAAAATGGCTGAAAACGGGGTGGATGCATTGAGCATTATGCAAATGATTCAAGCCAATAACGGAAGTTCACAATCGGGTAGTTTTGTGCAAAATGATGCGGAATATTTAGTGACTACGGGTAAGTTTTTATCAACTTCAGAAGATGTAGAAAACTTGGTAGTAGGTGTTAACAATAACATGCCAGTTTATTTAAAGCAAGTAGCAGCTATTCAAGACGGACCTCAAACACCTAAAAACTATGTGTCTTTTGGATATGGAAAAGCAAATGAGAAATTCTCCAAATTCAATTCGGAATATCCAGCGGTAACCATTTCAGTAGCCAAAGTTAAGGGTGCTGATGCGATGAAAATTTCTGAGAAAATATTAGAGCGAGTTGAAACTTTAAAGAAAAATATTATCCCAACCGATGTTCATGTTGAGGTTTCAAGAAATTACGGTGAAACAGCATCTCATAAAGTTGGAGAATTACTATTACACTTAGGTGTTGCCATTATTGCGGTAACGGTTTTAGTAATGTTAGCTATGGGCTGGAGAGGTGGATTAGTAGTTTTCTTTTCAGTTCCATTAACTTTTGCTTTAACTTTATTTAGTTACTATTTATTAGGATATACGTTAAATAGAATTACGCTTTTTGCTTTAGTGTTCGTAGTTGGTATTGTGGTGGATGATAGTATTATTATTGCCGAAAACATGCACCGTCATTTCAAAATGAAGCGACTGCCATTCAAACAAGCTGCGATTTATGCGATTAACGAAGTAGGAAATCCAACCATTTTAGCAACATTTACTGTAATTGCGGCTATTTTACCGATGGCTTTCGTGTCAGGAATGATGGGGCCTTACATGAGTCCGATGCCTATTGGAGCTTCTATTGCCATGATGTTATCATTATTTGTTGCTTTGACCGTTACACCTTATTTGGGATACCATTTATTACATGAAAAAGACGAGCAAGAACACAAAGAAGAACAAGGTTTAGAAACGTCTTGGATTTATAAAATCTATAAAAAAGTAGAGCAACCGCTTTTAGATAATTCTAAGAAACGAAATTTGATGTTCATAGTTACGATAGTACTATTATTGGGTTCAGTTCTGATGTTTTTTACGAAATCGGTAGCGGTTAAAATGTTACCTTTTGATAACAAAAACGAATTCCAAGTGGTAATTGATATGCCAGAAGGAACTACTTTAGAAAGAACAGCTGCGGTTACGAAAGAAATTGCGCAATATCTTTCAACTGTTCCAGAAGTAGTGGATTATCAGAATTATATTGGAGCTTCTGCACCCATAACTTTCAATGGTTTAGTACGTCATTACGATATGCGTGGTGGCAGTAATATGGCAGATATCCAAGTGAATTTATTACATAAAGAAGATCGCGATTTACAAAGTCACGATATCGCAAAAGTAGTGCGTCCAGAAGTACAAAAGATTGCTAAAAAATATGGTGCCAACGTAAAAATTGTAGAAGTTCCACCAGGACCACCCGTTTTATCAACTTTAGTTGCTGAGGTTTACGGACCTAATTACGAAGAGCAGATCAAAGTGGCGAATCAAGTGAAAACGATTTTGGAAACTACTTCTGATGTGGTTGATACGGATTGGATGGTAGAAGCTCCTCAAGTAGAATACAAATTAGAGGTTGACAGAGAAAAAGCCATGTTAAACGGAATCGCTCCTCAACAAGTTGTTGGTAATTTGACTTATTTGTTAAGAGAAATGCCGGTATCTAATTTGTATGATGAACGTTCGAATAATCCTGTTGGTATTACTCTTTCATTAGAAGATAAAGACAAAACTTCGATTAAAGATATTCAAAATTTGAAAATCAAAGGAAGTAGAGGAAATGTTGTTCCAGTGAGTGATTTAGTTAAAGTTACAACAGATACTTTACAAAACACGATTTACAGAAAAGATCAAAAACGTGTAGTTTATGTTTTAGCCGATATGGCGGGAGCATTAGAAAGTCCGGTGTATGCGATTTTAGGAATGAACGAAAAGTTAGAAAAAATGCAATTACCAAAAGGCTACAAAGTAAACGAATTGTACATGGACACACCATCTGATGAAAGTGACTTCACTGTGAAATGGGATGGAGAATGGCAAATTACCTTAGAAGTATTCCGTGATTTAGGAGCTGCATTTTTAGTGGTAATTATTATAATTTACATGTTAATTGTAGGTTGGTTCCAAAATTTCAAAACTCCAATTGTAATGATGGTTGCGATTCCACTTTCATTAGTCGGAATTGTATTAGGTCACTGGGTTTTAGGAGCATTCTTTACTGCTACTTCGTTCATTGGAATGATTGCGTTAGCAGGAGTTATGGTTCGAAATTCGGTCTTACTAATTGACTTTATTGAAATCCGATTAAATGATGGAATTCCAATGAAACAAGCTATTATCGAAGCTGGAGCTGTGAGAACGACACCAATTTTATTGACAACAGGAGCAGTAGTAATCGGAGCCTCAATCATCTTGTTCGACCCAATTTTCCAAGGATTAGCCATTTCGTTAGTAGCAGGAGCGATTGTTTCAACTTTACTTACTTTGATTGTAGTGCCATTAATTTACTACATCACGGAACGTAAAAAATGGGAGAATAATAAATAA
- a CDS encoding TolC family protein translates to MKKVKLLIVLGMVTGATFAQDTLTISKNDLLQKVTENNLQIKVAEKSFQSARADYRQSNALFLPNVNVSHTGILTTNPLMAFGSKLNQEILTASDFNPALLNDPDKTQNFATKIEVQQPLINLDGLYGRQAAKAKMDAFQLQTERTKEYLELEVSKAYMQLQLAYKAVQVLEKANTTAQGNLKLVDNYFKNGMLQKTDLLNVQVRVNEIANQLQYAKSNVQNASDYLAFLLNEDMTGKTFKPAENLDNAIAIETINTTISDSRKDIQAMQKSAEAYQKMFQSSKFGFLPRLNAFGSYELYDQHLFQTSAQGYLVGAQLSWNIFDGFKNVGKTQKAKADFEKATVETEQYKKQSQLELNKTNRQLLDAENKVNLSKLAFEQSQEAYRIRQNRFTQGLEKTTDLLMSETQMAQKELEHLQAVFEYNFTKQYLQFLTK, encoded by the coding sequence ATGAAAAAAGTCAAATTATTAATCGTATTAGGAATGGTAACTGGTGCAACTTTCGCACAAGATACTTTGACGATTTCAAAAAATGATTTATTGCAGAAAGTTACAGAAAATAACTTACAAATTAAAGTGGCAGAAAAATCATTTCAATCAGCAAGAGCTGATTATCGTCAGTCAAATGCACTTTTCTTGCCTAATGTAAATGTATCGCATACCGGAATTTTAACTACTAATCCATTGATGGCTTTTGGTTCTAAACTCAATCAAGAAATTTTAACGGCTTCCGATTTTAATCCGGCATTATTAAATGATCCTGATAAAACACAAAATTTTGCCACTAAAATAGAAGTTCAACAACCACTTATCAACTTAGATGGTTTGTATGGAAGACAAGCTGCAAAAGCTAAAATGGATGCTTTTCAATTGCAAACAGAGCGCACTAAAGAATATTTAGAACTTGAAGTTTCAAAAGCGTATATGCAATTACAATTAGCTTATAAAGCGGTACAAGTTTTGGAAAAAGCAAATACAACAGCACAAGGAAATTTAAAATTAGTAGACAACTATTTCAAAAACGGAATGTTGCAAAAAACCGATTTATTAAATGTGCAAGTTCGTGTAAATGAAATTGCGAATCAATTGCAATATGCTAAGTCCAATGTACAAAATGCTTCCGATTATTTAGCGTTTTTATTAAACGAAGATATGACCGGAAAAACCTTTAAACCGGCAGAAAATTTAGATAATGCAATTGCTATAGAAACTATAAATACCACAATTTCTGATTCCAGAAAAGATATTCAAGCGATGCAAAAATCGGCAGAAGCCTATCAAAAAATGTTTCAATCGTCTAAATTCGGATTCTTACCTCGATTAAATGCTTTTGGAAGTTACGAATTGTATGACCAACATCTTTTTCAAACTTCGGCTCAAGGATATTTAGTAGGGGCACAATTATCTTGGAATATTTTCGATGGATTTAAAAACGTTGGCAAAACACAAAAAGCAAAAGCTGATTTTGAAAAAGCAACGGTTGAAACCGAACAATACAAAAAGCAAAGTCAGTTAGAATTGAATAAAACCAATCGTCAATTGCTTGATGCAGAAAATAAAGTTAATTTATCAAAATTAGCTTTCGAACAATCGCAAGAAGCGTATAGAATTCGTCAAAACAGATTCACACAAGGTTTAGAAAAAACAACCGATTTATTAATGTCAGAAACGCAAATGGCACAAAAAGAATTAGAGCATTTACAAGCCGTTTTCGAATATAACTTTACCAAACAATACTTACAATTTTTAACCAAATAA
- a CDS encoding GDSL-type esterase/lipase family protein: MKIRFLLFLLGFSIFGFAQDSLLVPVDSVDIEVEVVDSVEVTFSSNDFHNVNALLPFYEKMYQLEQSKSGKINIVHIGDSHIQADLFTAKIRNLFQQSYGNAGFGFTFPYSVAKTNNSAPIRYSASGNFQSFRNLYADVNRPVGLSGISLETTSRDFAIQLVVKDPQYYFTKLKVISPQNVNLFDVSVSNKDIVIERKVPKRITHKVKSGEVLGGIANKYNVSLKVLKKANGLKSDMIREGKVLTIPTKGTQSKSSIKTEYIPIELQPSLFSNDYVAETPLEKIAIVPNQEIDDFALNGLVLENENFGVIYHSIGVNGAKASDFNKFRLFNEQLPVLNPDLVVISLGTNESFDKQSEEQYFAHLDQMIQGIKENNPQACVLVMTSPPSILHRKYKNTFIEKYAQIIEDNAHVKNYAVWNLLDVFGGNKSIKRNVAKGYMAKDKVHYSKAGYERQGELFFEAFKQSYELYKSTKQ; this comes from the coding sequence ATGAAGATTAGATTTTTGTTGTTTTTGTTGGGATTTTCAATCTTTGGATTTGCTCAAGATTCTTTATTAGTTCCTGTAGATTCAGTTGATATTGAAGTGGAAGTTGTAGATTCGGTTGAAGTTACTTTTTCTAGTAATGATTTTCATAATGTGAATGCTCTTTTGCCTTTTTATGAAAAAATGTATCAATTAGAGCAAAGTAAATCAGGTAAAATAAATATTGTTCATATAGGAGATTCTCATATTCAAGCTGATTTATTCACTGCAAAAATTCGAAATCTATTCCAACAATCATATGGAAATGCAGGTTTCGGATTTACATTTCCTTACAGTGTTGCTAAAACAAATAATAGTGCACCAATTCGATATTCTGCATCTGGAAATTTTCAGAGTTTTAGAAATTTATATGCCGATGTTAATCGACCTGTTGGTTTAAGTGGGATTTCTTTAGAAACAACATCTAGGGATTTTGCCATTCAATTGGTGGTGAAAGATCCTCAATATTATTTCACGAAACTTAAAGTAATTTCGCCTCAAAATGTAAATTTATTTGATGTTTCCGTTTCTAATAAAGATATTGTTATCGAAAGAAAAGTACCTAAAAGAATTACTCACAAAGTTAAGTCTGGTGAAGTTTTGGGAGGAATTGCAAACAAATACAACGTTTCTTTGAAAGTTTTAAAAAAAGCAAATGGATTAAAAAGTGATATGATTCGAGAAGGAAAAGTATTAACTATTCCAACAAAAGGAACACAATCTAAAAGTTCTATAAAAACAGAATATATTCCTATTGAATTACAACCTTCTTTGTTCTCAAATGATTATGTTGCAGAAACGCCTTTAGAAAAAATTGCTATTGTTCCAAATCAAGAAATTGATGATTTTGCATTAAACGGATTGGTTTTAGAAAACGAGAATTTTGGTGTTATTTATCACAGTATTGGGGTAAATGGAGCAAAAGCCTCTGATTTCAATAAATTTAGATTATTTAATGAGCAATTACCAGTTTTAAATCCAGACTTAGTGGTTATTTCTTTAGGAACAAATGAGAGTTTTGACAAACAATCAGAGGAGCAATATTTTGCGCATTTAGACCAAATGATTCAAGGAATTAAAGAAAATAATCCGCAAGCTTGTGTTTTAGTGATGACATCGCCACCTTCAATACTTCATAGAAAGTATAAAAATACATTCATTGAAAAATATGCCCAAATTATCGAAGATAATGCTCATGTTAAAAATTATGCAGTTTGGAATCTTTTGGATGTTTTTGGAGGTAATAAATCTATTAAACGTAATGTAGCTAAAGGGTATATGGCTAAAGATAAAGTACATTATTCAAAGGCAGGATATGAAAGACAAGGCGAATTGTTTTTTGAAGCTTTTAAGCAATCTTACGAATTATATAAATCGACAAAACAATAG
- a CDS encoding DUF6132 family protein, translating into MNKKEIAITVIGIILGCISGYAYYHFVGCVTGTCSITSKPLNSTLYGGVLGGLLFNMIYDFFKKKQS; encoded by the coding sequence ATGAATAAAAAGGAAATTGCAATAACGGTAATTGGAATTATTCTCGGATGTATTTCTGGATATGCGTATTATCATTTTGTTGGCTGTGTCACAGGAACATGTTCAATAACCTCAAAACCTTTAAATAGTACTTTGTATGGAGGTGTTTTAGGTGGATTGTTATTTAATATGATTTATGATTTTTTCAAAAAGAAACAATCATAA